One Dunckerocampus dactyliophorus isolate RoL2022-P2 chromosome 18, RoL_Ddac_1.1, whole genome shotgun sequence genomic region harbors:
- the LOC129171199 gene encoding zona pellucida sperm-binding protein 4-like isoform X2 → MPDMAGSTFTVPQSEGSCGVQAGRRNNQSLVFFSRYDSCYAQVKGSKAVVPLQVQLTGEDGWFRVNISCPLTRRSTERTQLSPTPSPGDCAVRQDLRVKCGQKRLLRDSCANLGCCFDSTDSTCYYKLGACSLDGHLLFSVKTTDAGPPMDPRSLVVKDHPRCIPVIATADTAVFKIQATDCGVKAKVDGDVVIYELELQELHEQRRDNRTPFSLQIECEYKASNVRRAVKFRPLHAVTTPPPVVALGSIKVQMRIATDASFTFFFPEDQLPLMLPLRKAAYVEVSIAQPSPDPTLSLHVRDCFAYPASRHSVWTLLYNGCPNPLDDSRSSVPVDKQGKTHSHSQVRRFDVKTFAFLDQGEPSVEEIYFYCWVEICTEEVDCAQPCAIISQEGERRRREALFQPHPFQLISVGPLLLGQNSTEPEENLRAHQISDMYPLWHRGCSDDAAADVSEQQEVPQARRNT, encoded by the exons ATGCCAGACATGGCAGGGTCCACATTCACAGTGCCTCAGTCTGAAGGCTCCTGTGGAGTCCAAGCAGGCAGACGAAACAACCAGAGCCTCGTGTTCTTCAGCAGATATGACAGCTGCTACGCTCAAGTCAAG GGAAGCAAAGCGGTCGTCCCTCTGCAAGTGCAGCTGACAGGAGAGGATGGATGGTTCAGAGTAAATATCAGCTGTCCTCTGACAAGACGATCCACGGAGAGGACGCAGCTCTCACCTACAC CATCCCCTGGAGACTGTGCAGTCCGCCAAGACCTCCGGGTGAAATGTGGCCAAAAAAGACTGTTGAGGGATTCTTGCGCCAATCTGGGATGCTGCTTTGATTCAACGGACTCAACCTGCTACTACAAACTCGGCG CCTGCTCCCTGGACGGACACTTGTTGTTCTCGGTAAAAACAACAGACGCAGGCCCACCCATGGACCCAAGAAGCCTTGTCGTCAAAGATCATCCACGGTGCATCCCTGTGATCGCCACCGCAGACACTGCCGTCTTTAAGATTCAAGCCACAGACTGTGGGGTTAAAGCAAAG GTGGACGGAGATGTTGTCATCTATGAGTTAGAGTTGCAGGAGCTGCATGAGCAACGTAGAGACAACCGCACTCCATTTAG TCTCCAGATTGAGTGTGAATACAAAGCATCCAACGTGAGACGCGCAGTAAAATTTCGCCCCCTGCATGCAGTGACCACCCCGCCGCCCGTGGTTGCTCTCGGATCCATCAAAGTGCAGATGAGAATCGCCACAG AtgcgtcttttacgtttttcttTCCTGAGGACCAGCTGCCACTGATGTTGCCACTGCGTAAAGCGGCATATGTGGAGGTCTCCATCGCCCAGCCGTCACCAGACCCCACACTTTCCCTGCACGTACGCGACTGCTTCGCTTACCCGGCATCTCGACACTCTGTGTGGACGCTTCTCTACAACGG GTGCCCTAACCCGCTGGATGACTCCAGAAGTTCTGTCCCTGTGGACAAGCAAGGAAAAACACATTCTCATTCCCAAGTCAGGAGATTTGATGTCAAGACCTTCGCCTTCTTGGACCAAGGAGAGCCAAGTGTGGAGGAA ATATACTTCTATTGCTGGGTGGAAATCTGCACAGAAGAGGTTGACTGTGCACAACCGTGTGCCATCATTT CACAGGAAGGGGAGAGACGAAGAAGAGAGGCTTTATTTCAACCACATCCCTTCCAGCTGATCTCCGTAGGCCCTCTGCTGCTGGGTCAGAATAGCACAGAACCTGAAGAGAATTTACGTGCTCATCAGATCA GTGACATGTATCCTCTCTGGCATCGGGGCTGCTCTGATGACGCTGCTGCTGATGTGtctgagcaacaggaagtgCCACAAGCCAGACGCAACACGTGA
- the wbp2nl gene encoding postacrosomal sheath WW domain-binding protein yields the protein MAFNRNHSQNGGVLINNGESVLRECKNVELSFSDVTCKTDLLKGTKKGTVYLTPYRMVFVSSNTKDCLGSAMFPYYLMKGCSIEQPVFAANYIKGTVSAEPGGGWEGQAHFKMSFLNGGAIELGQHLFKLATHASRATPAQNGASAHHGYPSPGMMNGYGPPPPAPQGYPYAPPPQQNGYYSPPPHPAAGNMGYPYPTAATGMYPLGYDYMAPPPPYPGPPQNWAAPPQNWTVPAPPGPGNAKAAEAANSAYYNPSNPHNVYMPMERPPPYAPYPNSPDKKDN from the exons ATGGCGTTTAACAGAAACCACTCTCAAAACGGCGGGGTTTTGATTAACAACGGGGAAAG TGTTTTAAGGGAATGCAAGAACGTGGAGCTGTCATTCAGTGATGTCACCTGTAAGACAGACCTACTGAAGGGGACCAAGAAGGGCACTGTGTACCTCACGCCATACAGG ATGGTGTTTGTGTCCAGTAACACAAAGGATTGCCTGGGTTCTGCCATGTTCCCCTATTATCTGATGAAGGGCTGCAGCATAGAGCAGCCGGTCTTTGCTGCCAACTACATTAAAGGGACAGTGTCAGCCGAGCCGGGTG GTGGCTGGGAGGGTCAGGCACATTTCAAGATGTCATTCCTGAACGGAGGAGCCATCGAGCTGGGCCAACATCTCTTCAAGCTGGCCACACATG CGTCTCGTGCGACTCCTGCCCAGAATGGTGCCTCTGCACATCACGGCTATCCTTCACCTGGAATGATGAACGGCTATGGACCACCTCCACCTGCTCCGCAAGGCTATCCGTATGCGCCTCCTCCCCAGCAAAATGGGTACTACTCGCCCCCTCCACACCCTGCTGCTGGCAACATGGGCTACCCTTACCCAACAGCCGCCACAG GAATGTACCCATTAGGATATGACTACATGGCACCTCCTCCCCCGTATCCCGGACCCCCCCAAAACTGGGCTGCGCCCCCTCAGAACTGGACAGTTCCAGCACCTCCAG GCCCAGGTAACGCCAAAGCAGCTGAAGCAGCAAACAGCGCGTACTACAATCCCAGCAATCCACACAATGTCTACATGCCCATG GAGCGGCCTCCGCCATATGCACCTTACCCAAATTCTCCTGACAAGAAAGACAACTAA
- the LOC129171204 gene encoding heme-binding protein 1-like, with protein MFGMIKNSLFGNTEETEYKLLSTETKDGVGFEVRRYDTAKYAVVSSEGRTFDQVTGELVRKLLMYIGGSNEQGEAMGTAAPTIITVYPRNDGVLSRRLVVAIRIPSVYQQSPPTPTDSAIKIEDRPGMTVYTLQFGGFAGESEYRAEALRLTRTLGETAPFQRKQYFCCSYDSPIKPYGRRNEVWFIQEEP; from the exons ATGTTTGGCATGATCAAGAATTCGCTCTTCGGAAACACCGAGGAGACGGAATATAAGTTGCTCAGCACAGAGACCAAG GATGGAGTAGGCTTTGAGGTACGGCGCTATGACACCGCCAAATACGCCGTCGTCTCCTCTGAGGGACGCACGTTTGACCAGGTGACAGGGGAGCTGGTGAGGAAGCTGCTCATGTACATTGGGGGAAGCAATGAACAAG GTGAAGCGATGGGCACGGCGGCACCCACCATCATCACCGTGTACCCTCGGAATGACGGTGTTCTATCCCGCCGCTTGGTGGTCGCCATCCGTATCCCCTCAGTCTACCAGCAAAGCCCCCCGACCCCCACAGACAGTGCCATCAAGATTGAGGACCGGCCAGGGATGACCGTCTATACACT GCAGTTTGGAGGCTTTGCGGGCGAGAGCGAGTACCGAGCAGAGGCCTTGCGTTTGACGCGCACCCTCGGTGAGACGGCCCCCTTCCAGCGCAAGCAGTACTTCTGCTGCAGCTACGACTCGCCAATTAAGCCTTATGGACGCCGCAACGAGGTGTGGTTTATACAGGAAGAGCCGTAG
- the LOC129171199 gene encoding zona pellucida sperm-binding protein 4-like isoform X1 — protein MNCNLARFCLISVILTLTVPRCPCSKKSSTPSPRQRLVLPRVSCSHRGIKAVFGSKVKSNPRVRDMAGSTFTVPQSEGSCGVQAGRRNNQSLVFFSRYDSCYAQVKGSKAVVPLQVQLTGEDGWFRVNISCPLTRRSTERTQLSPTPSPGDCAVRQDLRVKCGQKRLLRDSCANLGCCFDSTDSTCYYKLGACSLDGHLLFSVKTTDAGPPMDPRSLVVKDHPRCIPVIATADTAVFKIQATDCGVKAKVDGDVVIYELELQELHEQRRDNRTPFSLQIECEYKASNVRRAVKFRPLHAVTTPPPVVALGSIKVQMRIATDASFTFFFPEDQLPLMLPLRKAAYVEVSIAQPSPDPTLSLHVRDCFAYPASRHSVWTLLYNGCPNPLDDSRSSVPVDKQGKTHSHSQVRRFDVKTFAFLDQGEPSVEEIYFYCWVEICTEEVDCAQPCAIISQEGERRRREALFQPHPFQLISVGPLLLGQNSTEPEENLRAHQISDMYPLWHRGCSDDAAADVSEQQEVPQARRNT, from the exons ATGAATTGCAATTTGGCTCGATTTTGTTTAATTTCCGTTATTTTGACGTTGACCGTTCCACGCTGTCCGTGTTCAAAGAAGAGCTCAACGCCGTCTCCGAGGCAAAGACTCGTCCTGCCGAGAGTCAGCTGCTCTCACCGGGGAATAAAAGCCGTGTTCGGCTCCAAGGTCAAAAGCAATCCACGAGTAAGAG ACATGGCAGGGTCCACATTCACAGTGCCTCAGTCTGAAGGCTCCTGTGGAGTCCAAGCAGGCAGACGAAACAACCAGAGCCTCGTGTTCTTCAGCAGATATGACAGCTGCTACGCTCAAGTCAAG GGAAGCAAAGCGGTCGTCCCTCTGCAAGTGCAGCTGACAGGAGAGGATGGATGGTTCAGAGTAAATATCAGCTGTCCTCTGACAAGACGATCCACGGAGAGGACGCAGCTCTCACCTACAC CATCCCCTGGAGACTGTGCAGTCCGCCAAGACCTCCGGGTGAAATGTGGCCAAAAAAGACTGTTGAGGGATTCTTGCGCCAATCTGGGATGCTGCTTTGATTCAACGGACTCAACCTGCTACTACAAACTCGGCG CCTGCTCCCTGGACGGACACTTGTTGTTCTCGGTAAAAACAACAGACGCAGGCCCACCCATGGACCCAAGAAGCCTTGTCGTCAAAGATCATCCACGGTGCATCCCTGTGATCGCCACCGCAGACACTGCCGTCTTTAAGATTCAAGCCACAGACTGTGGGGTTAAAGCAAAG GTGGACGGAGATGTTGTCATCTATGAGTTAGAGTTGCAGGAGCTGCATGAGCAACGTAGAGACAACCGCACTCCATTTAG TCTCCAGATTGAGTGTGAATACAAAGCATCCAACGTGAGACGCGCAGTAAAATTTCGCCCCCTGCATGCAGTGACCACCCCGCCGCCCGTGGTTGCTCTCGGATCCATCAAAGTGCAGATGAGAATCGCCACAG AtgcgtcttttacgtttttcttTCCTGAGGACCAGCTGCCACTGATGTTGCCACTGCGTAAAGCGGCATATGTGGAGGTCTCCATCGCCCAGCCGTCACCAGACCCCACACTTTCCCTGCACGTACGCGACTGCTTCGCTTACCCGGCATCTCGACACTCTGTGTGGACGCTTCTCTACAACGG GTGCCCTAACCCGCTGGATGACTCCAGAAGTTCTGTCCCTGTGGACAAGCAAGGAAAAACACATTCTCATTCCCAAGTCAGGAGATTTGATGTCAAGACCTTCGCCTTCTTGGACCAAGGAGAGCCAAGTGTGGAGGAA ATATACTTCTATTGCTGGGTGGAAATCTGCACAGAAGAGGTTGACTGTGCACAACCGTGTGCCATCATTT CACAGGAAGGGGAGAGACGAAGAAGAGAGGCTTTATTTCAACCACATCCCTTCCAGCTGATCTCCGTAGGCCCTCTGCTGCTGGGTCAGAATAGCACAGAACCTGAAGAGAATTTACGTGCTCATCAGATCA GTGACATGTATCCTCTCTGGCATCGGGGCTGCTCTGATGACGCTGCTGCTGATGTGtctgagcaacaggaagtgCCACAAGCCAGACGCAACACGTGA